One Chlamydia ibidis 10-1398/6 genomic window, CAAAAAGAGATAATGATCAAACGTCCATATGGAGCAAGCCATTGGATAGCGGAATCTAGCAAAAATTTCAACTCTAAGTCTTCTTGGTTAACATGTACACGAAGAGCTTGAAAAATTAAAGTTAGGGGGTGGATCTTTTTCCTCAAACGATATGAAGGAAATACTCCTTGAGTAGCTTCTTTAAGATCTCGCACAGTAATTATGCGTTTGTGCTTGCGAAATTGTACTATTGCTTTAGCAGCATTCTTCCAAAGAGGCTCCTCTCCATATTCCTTAAAAATCTTACCTAATTCATCTTCTCTTAAAGTATTGAGGACTTCGCAAGCTGTAACGCCTTGTGTTGTATCCATACGCATGTCAAGAACATGATCATCTCCTCTAAAACTAAACCCTCGCTCCAAAGTATCTATCTGCATAGAAGATATTCCTAAATCAGCAAGGACTCCGTCATAAGCACAACTCGGGGCATCATTGGCTAGATCCTGAAAAGAAGCATGACGAAAATGTACACGATCACCAAACCGTTCTAGTCTCTTATGTGCTAAATTTAAAGCGTCGAGGTCACGATCAGATGCATCATAGGATAAAATCGAAGGATATGATGATAAAAATGCTTCAGCATGTCCCCCAGCTCCGACGGTTACATCGCGAAATGTTTTAAGCGAACAACTAGCAAACAATGATAAACATTCATTAACTAAAACTGGCGTATGCGGAAAATTTTCAAACATAAAGACTTCCTTGGATAATATCGAAGTAGTATGCGATAAAGATAAGCATACACCATCTATCTGAAAGGAAATAGAATTTTTCTATCCATCAAGACTATTGACTTTTTCCTTACCTCTATTATGATTTAGAAAACAGGGTCTTCTTGGGCTGCCTCATGGTAGAAATTTTTAATTACAGTTCTTCAGTCTACGAAAAACATGCTTCCAATAATAAAATAGTTAACGATTTTCGTCAGGAAATCCAAATGGAGAGCCTAGCTATCCGAGAAGTTGCTAGACATGCTCAAATTTTGGATATGACACCAAAGCCCTCCGCTTTGACTACCTTAATGCAGACTGATAAAAAAACTCATTGGGCTTTCTTTTCTCCTCCTCAAAACTTTCATAAGCAACGCTGCTCAAATCCTTATCTTGCTCCTTCTTTAGGTTCTCCTGATCAACAAGATGAGGATATGGAGAAAATCTCTGCTTACTTGCGTGTATTAACTCGAGGAAAATTTTCTTACCGTAGTCGTGTCACTCCTCTTCTTTCTTATAGAGAGAACAAGGATAAGGAGACGGAGGAAGAGGAGGAAGATTCTGAAGAGACACAACTATTGAAAGAAGGTAGAATCTTACTTAAAGCTCTTGATCTTGGTATTAAATCTTCGAACGTAATGATTGATTACGTTATTTCTCGTATTTTTCAATTTGTTCAAGGTTAAATCATGATAGATAATGAATGGAAAGCGATCCTAGGATGGGGGGATCAAGAACTGGAAGAGTTACGAATCTCTGGTTATCTGTTTCTAAGGCAAGGGCATTACCGGAAAGCGATTCTGTTTTTCGAAGCTTTGACTGTACTTGATCCTTTGAGTATTTATGACTTTCAAACTTTGGGTGGGCTGTATCTGCAAGTAGGAGAAAATGAAAAAGCATTATTCATTTTAGACCAGGCCTTGCGCATGCAAGGAGACCATCTTCCTACTTTATTGAACAAAACAAAGGCCTTGTTTTGCTTGAATCGTATTGAAGAAGCTTCCGCTATAGCAATGTTTCTGACTACCTGTCCAGATTCTATAATTGCAAATGATGCCGAAGCACTAATCATGAGCTATACAAAAAAAAATATAGCTACTCCTTTAACCACGGCATCTTAACTCTACCGATTTTTTTTATTAAGATAGGTGGAGAAAAACTATTGATTGCTTATCAAGACCAGTGGTACATTGGCAATTTCTTCCTTACTTAGGAATAAACCTTGGTTTGTTCTTAACTAAAATCCTAGACAGATAAAAGAGAGTTGAATGTTAACTTGTAACGATTGCAGTACCTGGGAACAGTTCGTAAATTATGTCAAAACACGTTGTTCACATACCGCTTTTGAAAACTGGATTTCCCCTATTCAAGTTCTTGAGGAGACTCAAGAAAAAATTCGACTTGAAGTTCCGAATATTTTCGTCCAGAGCTATCTTTTAGATAACTATAAGAAAGATCTTTGTTCCTTTGTTCCTCTCGATGCTCATGGAGAGCCTGCTTTAGAATTTGTCGTAACTGAGATAAAAAGAGTCGCCCGCCCTGCAGTTGCGGTGCAGGTTTCAAAGGAAGATCTTCCAGAAATTGATGATAGTTCTAAAGACTTCGAATTGAAGTTAAATTCTGCTTATCGTTTTGATAATTTTATTGAAGGTCCTTCTAACCAATTTGTTAAATCCGCAGCAGTTGGTATTGCTGGACGCCCAGGAAGATCATATAATCCACTATTTATTCATGGTGGTGTGGGATTAGGGAAAACCCATCTACTTCATGCCGTAGGACATTATGTTCGCGAGCATCATAAAAACCTTAGAGTGCATTGTATCACTACAGAAGCTTTCATCAATGATTTGGTCTATCATTTAAGATTAAAGTCTGTAGATAAGATGAAAAATTTCTATCGCTCCTTAGATTTACTCCTGGTCGATGATATTCAGTTCTTACAAAATCGTCAGAATTTTGAAGAAGAATTTTGCAATACATTTGAAACTCTAATTCACTTAAGCAAACAAATTGTTATTACTTGCGACAAACCCCCAGGCCAATTAAAGCTTTCTGAAAGAATTATTACGCGAATGGAATGGGGATTGGTTGCACATGTGGGGATTCCTGATTTGGAAACCCGTGTTGCTATCTTACAACATAAAGCAGAGCAAAAAGGACTATATGTTCCTAATGACATGGCCTTCTATATTGCTGATCATGTGTATGGCAATGTGCGTCAGCTCGAGGGTGCTATCAACAAACTGACTGCTCATTGTCGTTTATTTGGGAAAACCCTTACTGAAGATATTATTCGCAATACTCTTCAAGAGTTATTTCACTCCCCTTCTAAACAGACTGTTTCCGTAGAAAATATTTTAAAGAGTGTTGCTACTGTTTTTCAAGTGAAACTACAAGACCTCAAGGGCAATTCTCGTTCTAAAGAATTAGTTTTAGCTCGTCAGGTATCTATGTATCTGGCCAAAACCCTTATTACTGATTCCCTCGTTGCAATAGGAGCTGCTTTTGGAAAAACTCACTCTACGGTTCTGTATGCCTGTAAGACAATTGAGCAAAAGATCATTAACGACGAAATGTTAAAGCGTCAAATTCAACTATGTAAAAACCATGTTGTTGGTTAATTCAGGAGAAGATCTATGTTCCGAAGAACAGGAAAAAATCACTTTGATGAGGTTCAAACTCTTTACAACGAAGATTCGACCTCTCAAACATCTTATACATATCCCCGTGCTGATCTTCTCGATCCCACTCAGGCAATATTTGAACATACAAAGTCTGTAGAAGCTAGGCCTTTAAGCTCTTCGGTAGCTGCCTCAGCCACCGAATGGTCTTCTGCTGAAGATACGCTTCCTGATTTTAATGAAGAGCCGGAAACAACTTTAGGAGAAGGCGTAACTTTTAAAGGTGAACTTGCATTTGAACGCCTTCTAAGGATTGACGGTACATTTGAAGGCATCCTTATTTCTAATGGTAAGATAATTGTTGGTCCCAAAGGTAGTGTAAAAGCTGACATACAAATGCACGAAGCTATTATTGAAGGGGTAGTTGAAGGCAATATTACTGTTGATGGAAGGGTTGAGCTCAGAGGTGAGGCAGTTATCAAAGGTGATATCCAAGCTAGTGAATTATGTGTAGACGCTGGTGTAAAACTACTTGGTTATGTTGCTATCTCGGGAATTACTCAAGATCAGGGTTAAGAAATAAGCTAATAATCCATACTTTGCTTTTAGCATAGTATTCAATCATATCCAGCCAGGATCTAGGTGGACAGTGCGTTGAAATAATACAAATTGGTTTCTTTTCCTTTTGTAGACAACTAACTCCTTGTTTCGAAAGACGCATACGCTGGACAGGAATTCCTATTCTTTTTCCTAATTCAATAACAATATCTTTTACGATCTCCCCTGCAATATAAAATATCTTTCTAGGATGTATCTCCTCCCAAACAAACTCTTGCTGAATAGATTTGCAAAAAAACAAAATAGCTTCTTTTTTTCCTTGTTCTGCCTTTTCATACAATGATAACACGACATTAGACGAAAGATAAAAAACCAACACATATCGTGAACAAGTGCTATTGCACTTAGCACAACAAGATAGGCCTCCTATTTCCAAATACTGAAAACAATGTAAACAACGTCCCTTTCTACTGATTTTTTGTATCACACGTAAACAAGAAGAGCATAGAATCTTTCCGGGACAAGCACATCCATAACAAACTATAGGAAAAATAAGTTCTAAAAAAAATAATAAGAATTTATGTAGGAAAGCAGTTTTTATTCGTAAAATTCTAATTAATTTGTTACGTTGTTCAACGTGTAGAAGCTTCAACCTTTCTCTCATTTGCAATGCTGAAACGATTTGTAAACTCCATTTGGAAATTGTGTGAAAAAGATAAATTCCGGTCACTTACTCCAGTCGCAGACGCTATAGATACGTTCTGCTACGAGCCAATACATGTGCCAACTTCGCCTCCGTTCATTCGTGACTCTGTAGATATAAAACGCTGGATGATGTTGGTTGTTGTTGCTTTGCTTCCCGCTATCCTGGCAGCCATTTGGAACGCAGGGGTTCAAGCATTAGTTTATAGCTCCTATAATCCTGAGATGATGAACGAGTTTTTGAACATCTCCGGATTCTCTAGTTATTTCTCTTTCATTTTTCATCGTCTGGGTATTTTATCCGTTCTAGGTGAAGGATTAAAGATATTTGTTCCTCTGTTGTTGATTAGTTATACTGTAGGCGGAGCTTGTGAAGTTCTTTTCGCAATTGTTAGAAAACATAAAATTGCCGAAGGATTGCTAGTTACTGGTATTCTTTATCCTCTAACATTACCTCCTACTATTCCTTATTGGATGGCCGCTTTGGGAATCGCTTTCGGTGTAGTGATTAGCAAGGAGCTTTTCGGCGGCACAGGCATGAATATTCTAAATCCTGCATTGACAGGTAGGGCTTTCCTTTTCTTTACGTTCCCCGTAAAAATGAGTGGAGATGTTTGGGTTGGGACCAATCCTCAAACTATTAAGAATAGCCTGTTTGCTATGAATTCTTCTGCTGGGAAATCCCTCATAGATGGTTTTTCTGAATCCACATGCTTACAAACTCTTAATTCTACTCCTCCCTCAGTCAAAAGAGTCCATGTGGATGCTATTGCATCAAATATACTCCACTTGTCTAAGGTGCCATCCCAAGAAGTTATTGAATCCCAGTTTTCTGTTTGGTCAGAAAGACAGCCCGGCCTTGTTTTAGATAATCTCTCTCTCGCAGACGTACATGACTTTGTAACTGCGCCCATACAAGATGGCGGTCTAGGACTTCTGCCGACACAATTTGACTCTGCCTACGCAATTACTGATGTAATCTATGGAACAGGTAAATTTTCAACATCCAATTTATTTTTTGGAAATGTTATTGGTTCTTTAGGAGAAACTTCGACCCTAGCATGTTTGTGCGGAGCTATTTTCTTAATAATTACTGGAATTGCTTCCTGGAGAACTATGGTTTCTTTTGGGATAGGTGCATTAGTCACTGCTTGGTTATTTAAAATTGTCAGCATTCTAATTGTAGGAAAATCGGGTGCCTGGGCTCCAGCTAGATTTTTTATTCCTGCATACCGACATCTGTTTTTAGGAGGATTAGCGTTCGGATTAGTATTCATGGCAACAGATCCAGTTTCTTCTCCTACGATGAGATGGGCTAAGTGGGTTTACGGTCTCTTCATTGGTTTTATGACAATTTTGATTCGTTTGATTAATCCAGCATATCCTGAAGGTGTGATGCTAGCTATTCTTTTGGGGAATGTCTTTGCACCTCTTCTTGATTACTTCGCATTAGGAAAGTATAAACGAAGGAAAGTATAGAATATGTCTTCGGGATCTCAACAAAATCGACGTTACTTGAATCAAACCTGGTATATCATTCTTTTCATCTTAGGACTGAGTCTGTTCTCAGGACTTCTACTGTCTACGGTTTGCTATGTACTCTCCCCTATTCAAGAAAAAGCAGCTATTTTTGATAGAAATCAGCAGATGTTGACAGCTGCACACGTTTTAGATTTCCATGGAAAATTTCAAATCCGGGAAGGAGATACATGGGAACCCGCCATCTACAACAAAACAAAGAACATATTAACAAAAACTTCTGCTAATAAGTCCCCTGTTGTCACTGCATCCGTTTTAGATACTTACGCACAACATTTTGTTCGCCCTTTACTAGCAAACCGGGAAGGGAAGATTTTCTCTTTTGAAGAGAAACGCATTGACCCTACAGTATTCATTGAAAACACGAAAGATTTTCACCGGCAACCTTTACTATTGTTTTATGCAATTTTAAATAATACTCCGGAATCTGCAAAGATGTCCCCAGCAGAGGTCATCCAACATCCTAAATCTATCCAGTCTATTGTTATTCCCATTTCAGGATTTGGATTATGGGGTCCTATTTATGGCTATTTAGGTTTAGAAAATAATGGAGATACAGTCCTAGGAACAGCCTGGTACCAGCAAGGAGAAACTCCTGGTCTAGGAGCAAATATTACTAACCCTTCCTGGCAAAAGCAATTTTTTGGTAAGAAAATATTTTTAAACACAACATCCGGGAATACCGATTTCTCTACCTCACCTTTGGGAATTGAAGTAATCAAAGGCCAGGTTCAGTCTGTTCTGGGTAACTCTCCTAAGGCAGCATCCTCAGTTGATGGAATTTCTGGAGCAACTCTAACCTGTAATGGGGTTACTGAAGCTTATGCCCATTCTCTAGCTCCTTATCGCTCCTTACTTATTTACTTTGCTAATCTGAATTCTTCGGGAGAAAATCATGACGGTTAGTAATAAGTCTTACAAAAGTTATTTCTTAGATCCCTTATGGAATAATAACCAACCGTTGGTTGCTATTCTCGGCATCTGTTCGGCATTAGCTGTAACCACCACCATGGTTACAGCTATCACTATGGGCCTGGCAGTAAGCTTTGTGACCGGGTGTTCTTGTTTCTTTGTTTCTTTGCTACGTAAGTACACTCCTGATAGCGTCCGAATGATTACTCAACTGATTATTATCAGTTTATTCGTAGTCGTCATCGAGCAAATCTTGAAAGCTTTCTTTTTTGAAATCTCAAAAACACTTTCAGTTTTTGTTGGTTTAATTATTACTAATTGCATAGTAATGGGGCGCGCAGAGAGTATGGCTAGAAATGTCCCTCCTATTCCTGCTTTTCTTGATGGTGTGGGAGCTGGTTTAGGATATGGTTGGGTATTGGTAATCATTAGTTCCATCCGCGAACTGTTTGGCTTTGGAACATTTCTAGGAATGAGAGTCATCCCACAGTTTTTATATTCTTCAGAATCACATCCTGATGCTTATGAAAACTTTGGTCTCATGGTTTTAGCTCCATCAGCATTCTTCCTTATAGGAATCATGATTTGGGTAATGAATATTATAAGATCCAGGAAAATAAAGGGGTAAACCAATGTGGTTAGGTGAATATTCTTGGCTCAATGTGTTTGGTATTTTTTTACAAGCTACGTTCATTCAAAACATCTTGCTTTCTAATTTTCTTGGCATGTGTAGCTATCTGGCCTGTTCAGCTAGAGTCCCTACGGCAAATGGTCTTGGAATGTCCGTGGCGCTAGTACTAACATTGACAGGAAGCATTAATTGGTTCATTCATCATTTTATCACTGGTCCTAAAGCTCTTACATGGCTATCCCCTCAATTTGCTCAAATAAATCTAGGTTTCCTAGAACTTATTATTTTCATTTCTGTCATTGCAGCTTTTACCCAAGTTCTTGAACTATTCTTAGAAAAAGTTTCTAGAAATCTTTACCTGTCACTTGGTATCTTCCTTCCCCTAATCGCTGTAAATTGCGCTATTCTAGGTGGAGTTCTTTTCGGAATTACCCGAAATTATCCTTTTATTCCTATGGTTATCTTCTCTTTAGGAGCTGGTTGTGGCTGGTGGTTGTCCATTGTCTTATTTGCAACAATTCGAGAAAAGTTAGCTTATTCAGACATCCCTCAGAACCTTCGTGGGATGGGTATTTCTTTCATCACAACAGGATTAATGGCTATGGCATTTATGGGTCTTACTGGTATAGATGTGTCTAAACCTTCACAACCCCAGAAAGAAGAAATTCAAAAAGAAACAGCCTCTTCAGACTTAAAAGTCACAACTCCTATTATTAAAAACACAAAACAAAAACGTCGTTTTCATAACTAGTAGTTACTTCCTAAGGGTACCAACTGCAAAATATATTCCTTCGCTATTTGTTGACTTTTAATTATTTTTTTGATCCGTTAGGGGCATCTCAATTTACCAAGAGCTATATATATGAAACGTCTAAATCTCTGGTTATTAATGTCTTCAGCATTAATGACCACGAGTCACATATGTTGTGCACAAGCGCAAAATATAGGCCCTTCTAATGGATGTAATGGGGGTTCTCTCAATCAACTTACTGGTAGTGACTATACCTGTATAGGAGATATCTGTTTTTCTAATATAAATACGACAAATAAAAGTTGTTTTGCTCCATCAAGCGGAGGGCTCACTCTTACCGGAAATGGTTACGACATTTGCTTCCAAAGTGTTAATTCTGGGAACAAACCATGTGCTGTTGATGTAACACAAGGCAACGTAACTATTTCGGGATTTTCTAGTTTCTTATGCGCAAATGCGCTAAACAGCGGGGCTATTTGTTGTTGTGATACTTCTTCAGCCAGGACCTTGTCCATGTCTGGAAATGGCACAGTTTCATTTTTAAACAATACCGCTAGCACAAAAGGCGGGGCCATTTGTGCTAACACTATAAATTTCACCTCAGGCGGGCATACTATATTTTCTGGGAACACTGTTTCAGGATCCTCAGGAATAGGTGGAGCTATCTGCTTAGAAGGTATATCCGGCAGTTCCTGCACACTATCTGCTCAAGGTGGAGATATTGTTTTCTATGAAAACTCAGCAACAGATACCTCAGCCAAAGGTGGGGCTGTTGGAATAAAAGGTAGCAATGGAAGCTGCACCCTAGATGCCAATTCTGGAAACATTATCTTTGATGGTAATACTATCAAATCCAATAGCAGTGCTGTAAGAAACTCTGTTTACTTGGGCCAAGAAACCTCAGCAACACACACTTTTAAAGCTAAGGAAGGTTTCGGGATTTATTTTTATGACCCTGTAACATGTGATGTCTCTTCTCCAACTGGCTCTGTTAAGATTAACGACACTGGATACACTGGATCTATTGTATTCTCAGGAGAAAAACTTTCCCCTGATGAAAAAACAAAATCCGAAAACAAGAAAACTGATCTAAAACACGCTTTAACAGTGCAAGCAGGCTCTTTAGTTCTTAAGGATGGAGTGACTGTAGAGGCTAAACAAATTACTCAAAATGATAATACTTCCACTGTAGTGATGGATCTAGGAACTACTCTTCAGACTCCTAATTCTGGTGGTGAGACCATAACGCTTCAAAACCTTGCGATTAACGTTGCCTCATTGGGGGGGGGGGGGTGCCTCCGACACGGCTGTAATCAACAGTCAAACAACTAGCAAAACAGCATCCGTATCTTCTCTATCACTCATTGATTCTGACGGCAACGGTTACGAATATCCTATCTTTGGATCAAATTTATCTTCAGCTAAAGTAAAAATCCAAACTAACTCCAGCACAGCTACAACACCTTCTTCTAATCCCACTAAAGAATCCCCTACCCCACACTACGGCTATCAGGGAAATTGGACCGTCTCCTGGGGAAATACGTCAGGGAACGCTATAAAGACAGCAACATTAGCTTGGGAAAAAACGGGCTATATTGCTAATCCCGAGCGTGTGTGTGCTTTAGTTCCTAACACCCTATGGGGAAACTTCTCTGACCTCCGTGTTATCCAAAATCTTATGGAAGTCAGTGTAGATGGCGCCGAATGTCACCGAGGCCTATGGGCATCCGCTGTTGCTAACTTCTTGCACAGAAGTGGCTATGATGTCCAAAGCCCTAAAGGAGCTCCTTCCCCAACAGAAACAAGACGAAAATTCCGCCACCATAGCGTCGGCTACATCGTGGGAGTCATGGGAGAAACCCTAAATGAAGATATCCTCAATGCCTCTTTCTGCCAACTCTTCGGTAAAGACAAGGACTACTTCATAAGCAAAAACTCGGCTACCACATACGCGGGTTCTTTGTACTACCAACACACCTCTTGGTGGAACGGATGGAACAAACTCATCCACTCTATAGTGGGAACTGAAGCTCCTCTAGTATTCAATGCTCAGCTCACTTACTCCCACACCTCTAACGATCTCAAAACCAAAATGACAAAAGCTTTCCTTCCAGAAAAAATGGTCCTCCCCTCCCTCATCAAAGGCGATTGGGGGAATGATTGCTTTGGTTTAGAGTTCGGTGGTGCTGTGCCTGTAGACCTCAATAACCCTTGGTTATTCGACACCTACACCCCATTCGCTAAACTCCAACTCATCTATGCTCACCAAGGAGACTTTAAAGAAAACACAGAACAAGGAAGAATCTTCGATAGTAGTAGCCTCACTAACCTCGCTCTCCCTATCGGAATGAAGTTCGAGAGATTCGCAAAAAATCATGACGCTTCCTTCAACGTAGTTTTAGCCTACTCACCAGATATCGCTAGAAGTAATCCTGATTGCACAACAGCCATGATCTCTGATCCTGTCTCCGCAATCTGGACCACACGAGCTACTAACTTGGCTCGAAATGCTTTCATCGCTCAAGCCGGGAATCATTTCTCCATAACCCCAAGATGTGAGATCTTTAGCCAATTCGGCTTCGAACTCCGCGGATCAGCTCGTACTTACAACATAGACCTGGGTTCTAAAATCCAGTTCTAACCCACTCACCTCCCCCATCCCCTAACAGGGATGGGGCCTAATATTCAGAATAAATATCCTTTCTATGGTCCACATCAATGATCAACACCAACAACAAATCATCTTGAATTGTGTAGACTATACGATATTTACCTACACGAATCCTCAATAGAGTGAGTTTATCTATTCCCCGTAATTTTCTAACACCTTGAGGTCGCGGAGACTCAGACAAAGAATCTATGGTCCTAACTATGCGTTCTTTATCTTTCTTAGGGAACTTAAGTAATTTTTTCGCAACTTTGTCAGTAATCTCAATAGCATAAATCATTGTTCAAGATTCTTTTTTGCCTCGTCCCAGGAGATTGTTTTTTCTTTTCCTGATCTGATATCTTCAAGGATTTTTGTAGCTTTATCTGCCAACCAACGATCTTCTAATTCTTCCAAACGTTCAAAAACAGTGGTAAGAATAAATTCTCTCATAGTCACTCCTAACTTAGCGCTAGCTAATTTGATACATAAGTGCTCATCTGGAGACATATCCACTGTTAATCTTGACCTGTCTTTCATAATTACAAATCTCCCTGAAATACAGATTTCTGTATTTCTTTATTATGAAGAGGAGTAGCTATTTACTCAAGGAAATATACGTTTATCTTCATTGACTTTTAATTATTTTTTTGATCCGTTAGAGGCATCTCAATTTACCAAGAGCTACATATATGAAATGTTTAAATCTCTGGCTATTAATGTCTTCAGCGTTAATGACCACGAGTAATATAGGGTTTGCTAATGCTCAGGTTATAGGTCCTTCTCATAGTGTTAATGGGGGTACCAGCACTAATTTAAACCAAACTGCTTACACTTGTTACGGTGATATCTGTTTTTCTAACCTAAACCTGACATCTTCTAGCTGTTTTTCCTCGACTAGTGGACTTACTCTAACTGGTAATAGTGATTCTATTTGTTTCCAGTACATCACTAGTTCCTCTCCAGGCATTGTTAATTCTACAGGAGGAAACGTAACAATTTCAGGATTTTCTGATTTTTTATGCAGTAACGCAAAAACTAAGGGGGCTATTTGTTGTTGTGATTCTTCTTCTTCGACAGTAAGGACCTTTTCCATGTCTGGAAATGGCAGTGTTTCATTTTTAAATAATACTGGCGACACAAAAGGTGGCGCTATCTGTGCTAACACTATCAATTTCACCTCAGGCGGAAAGACTATATTTTCTGGTAACACTATTTCGGGATCCTCAGGAATAGGTGGAGCTATCTGCTTAGACGGTATATCTGGAAGCACCTGTACACTATCTGCTCAAGGTGGAGATATTATTTTCTATGGTAACTCAGCAACGGATGCCTCAGCCAAAGGTGGGGCGATTGGGTTGAAAGGTAATAACGGTAACTGTACTTTAGACGCCAATTCTGGAAATATTATCTTTGATGGGAATACTATCAAATCTACTGGCACAGAAAGAAATGCTATAGACCTAGGAAACAGTACAGAAAACCATTCTTTTAAGGCTAAAGAAGGGTACAGCATTTACTTCTACGATACAGTTACTGGTGGAGGTTCTACGGGAGAAGTAGGAATCAACGAGACGGGTTACACCGGTTCGGTGATATTCTCTGGAGAAAAATTAACTACTGAGACCACCAAATTTAGCCAGCCTCTTAAAATTAAAGCAGGCTCTTTAGTTCTTAAGGATGGAGTGACTGTAGAGGCAAAACAAGTTACTCAAACAGACGCTAATTCTACAGTAGTGATGGATTTAGGCACGACTCTCAAAGGCACAGATAGTTCCGCTGGGACAGTTTCTCTTCCTAACTTAGCTATCAACATTGCCTCGTTGGGGGGGGGGGGGGTACGTGCCCCAGCTAAAATCCAAACACAGGCTAATCAACAAATCACCATTAACTCTTTATCCCTAATCGATCCTGATGGCAATGGCT contains:
- the nqrE gene encoding NADH:ubiquinone reductase (Na(+)-transporting) subunit E, whose translation is MWLGEYSWLNVFGIFLQATFIQNILLSNFLGMCSYLACSARVPTANGLGMSVALVLTLTGSINWFIHHFITGPKALTWLSPQFAQINLGFLELIIFISVIAAFTQVLELFLEKVSRNLYLSLGIFLPLIAVNCAILGGVLFGITRNYPFIPMVIFSLGAGCGWWLSIVLFATIREKLAYSDIPQNLRGMGISFITTGLMAMAFMGLTGIDVSKPSQPQKEEIQKETASSDLKVTTPIIKNTKQKRRFHN
- a CDS encoding autotransporter domain-containing protein, yielding MRLTLPHWGGGGASDTAVINSQTTSKTASVSSLSLIDSDGNGYEYPIFGSNLSSAKVKIQTNSSTATTPSSNPTKESPTPHYGYQGNWTVSWGNTSGNAIKTATLAWEKTGYIANPERVCALVPNTLWGNFSDLRVIQNLMEVSVDGAECHRGLWASAVANFLHRSGYDVQSPKGAPSPTETRRKFRHHSVGYIVGVMGETLNEDILNASFCQLFGKDKDYFISKNSATTYAGSLYYQHTSWWNGWNKLIHSIVGTEAPLVFNAQLTYSHTSNDLKTKMTKAFLPEKMVLPSLIKGDWGNDCFGLEFGGAVPVDLNNPWLFDTYTPFAKLQLIYAHQGDFKENTEQGRIFDSSSLTNLALPIGMKFERFAKNHDASFNVVLAYSPDIARSNPDCTTAMISDPVSAIWTTRATNLARNAFIAQAGNHFSITPRCEIFSQFGFELRGSARTYNIDLGSKIQF
- a CDS encoding type II toxin-antitoxin system RelE family toxin, which produces MIYAIEITDKVAKKLLKFPKKDKERIVRTIDSLSESPRPQGVRKLRGIDKLTLLRIRVGKYRIVYTIQDDLLLVLIIDVDHRKDIYSEY
- a CDS encoding DUF6290 family protein encodes the protein MKDRSRLTVDMSPDEHLCIKLASAKLGVTMREFILTTVFERLEELEDRWLADKATKILEDIRSGKEKTISWDEAKKNLEQ
- a CDS encoding polymorphic outer membrane protein middle domain-containing protein, coding for MKCLNLWLLMSSALMTTSNIGFANAQVIGPSHSVNGGTSTNLNQTAYTCYGDICFSNLNLTSSSCFSSTSGLTLTGNSDSICFQYITSSSPGIVNSTGGNVTISGFSDFLCSNAKTKGAICCCDSSSSTVRTFSMSGNGSVSFLNNTGDTKGGAICANTINFTSGGKTIFSGNTISGSSGIGGAICLDGISGSTCTLSAQGGDIIFYGNSATDASAKGGAIGLKGNNGNCTLDANSGNIIFDGNTIKSTGTERNAIDLGNSTENHSFKAKEGYSIYFYDTVTGGGSTGEVGINETGYTGSVIFSGEKLTTETTKFSQPLKIKAGSLVLKDGVTVEAKQVTQTDANSTVVMDLGTTLKGTDSSAGTVSLPNLAINIASLGGGGVRAPAKIQTQANQQITINSLSLIDPDGNGYEYPVFGKNLDFTGVQAAITTSGTVTKPTTNNTTQTPHYGYQGNWTVSWAQGAGTQEQNATFTWEKTGYIANPERVCALVPNTLWGNFSDLRVIQNLMEVSVDGAECHRG